Part of the Rhodopirellula bahusiensis genome is shown below.
GTCTTATTTCACCCTCCCTTTGGGAGGGTGATGATAAACGCCCGGGCAATACAGCACTTAAAACTGCACGACATTCACGTTTCGTGGGGGAGAGGGTGAGGTGGCAAATCACAACCCGCCGCGTTGGCAAAGCCTCCTCGTGATCCGACAAGTAACGGCTTGTTGATTTTGTTGGTAGGTTGGCCACTCTTGGCCGACATTCACAACTCCGACGGGCAACAGTGCCCATCCTACCAGTGTTAAGACGCCATGGACGGCCAAATCAACAGCACGTCACAGGGGACTGTGACGGCCACAATCTTCACAACCCGCCGCGTGAGCAAGGCCGCACTGCTACTCCGCCTCATTCAACTCCGAAGTCACGTTGGCATCTAGCAACGCCCTCATGTCCATGAGCGTCCTCGATGACGCCGAAGCATCGCGGGGTATTCATGGCATGTCTCGATATTCGAATGGCTGGGTGTGAAACGCTGGAAGACTCAATCATTCGATAGATTCGCTCGCCGGTCTCAGTCAGTTTCTAACGTATGCTTTGCATGATTCAGCCGACTTCGCTGACGACGGCGAGTCTCAAGAGTTCTTTGAGCTGCGTCGGGTCCTTCGTTGAGACTTTGGCGACAAAGCCTCGTTTGTGTGCAAAACGAACATTTTCGTGCGATTCGATTTGTGAAAAGTCCAAGCGTTGACTGTCGTTGTAACGCGACAATCCGTATCCATCGCCTCGCCGATCGGGATAGACCATCGCCTGCATCTCATCTTCCTTGCCTTCGTTCTCAATGAAGGCGTGAATCCCAAACGAAGGGTCCGCTGCAATGGCTTCACTTTGTTCAAGGAACAACGCTTGGATCGGCTCGCCGTCGGTTTCGATCGTCCAGTACTGGGCGTGCTCTTTCAGGTAGTCCAGTCGTTGGCGCAAGGTCCGCAAGTAGTTGACGATGTCTTCACCGACCATGCACATGACCTGGTAGACCGGACTGTCTGTGTCCAGTTCCTTGTGGCTCGCGAATCGATTCAGCAACGTCATATCGAGCGGGGAATTGAGCGAACCCAGTGCCGCACGCGGGATCTCCATCAACTTGGCTGTTTCGTTTGGCCCCAACGTGTCGAGCCATTCTGCGGGACGCAGCCAGGCACAAAAGGCCAGGGCATCGTCGTAGAGCCCCATGTTCTGAAGCACGAGCGACAACGCACACAGCGGCGGAGCATCGCGAGGGAATTGATGATGATCAAAGTTCTTTAGCTCCGGATCATGCACGCCACCAATATCGACGACACAGACCGCTGGATTGGCCAAGTCTTCCTCCGTTGGATCCCGTCGCTGAATCGGAACCCCGTGCAAATGCGCCAACAGGCTGCAGGCTAGGAAATCATCTTTGTGGGCTCCGCCCGCGTGGGTCACTATCAGCTGAATGGTCATAACGTCAGGCGAATCAGGTTTGGGAACGTTTTCGAAATCAACAGCAACATACCCGCAAAACAGACGCACGGACCAGCACGATGCCAGCGAAGGGCAACTTCCCGTGACGCATGTCAGCCCCGCACCACTCATTGGCACAGCGGTGGGCAACACACGCGAACGCGTGGCGGCTGATCGGATGGTGCTGGCTGGATCGAGTTGGCGTTGGTTGCCGGAACGGCGCTTCGTTGGGTCCGGCTTGCACCGCGATGGCAACACTCGTTCGTGCTTTTTGTGGTTCACGACAATCGAGGTTGCTCGCTGGCACGCTGTTGCCCACGAGCGCAGTTCAGGAAGAGTAGAAGATTTGTCTCTAAATGTTTGCGTGCCAGGATGGATTCGTCGAACAGCGAGACACGGACGTCTGGCGGTGGACTTGGTGAAGCAACGAGGCTTGGCGGCGGAAAATTGCCCGACGGAACAGTTGGGGACAACTGTTCTACTCTGACGCCATGGAATCCCGGACTCCAATCGGAGCCGGCGGCAGGACTGCCTCGGCAGAGACGGTGTGCAACACCGTGAAAGAAAGTCGGGATGACAAGATTCGAACTTGCGACCTCTGCACCCCCAGGGGGCTTATCTGCCCGTGGTAATTCTCGAGTTTTCGAGCGAAAACGCCCTCTCCCTCGGCAGAAAACGATAGCAAATGTGCAATGCTTCTTGCAACTGTGGGCAGATATTGCGGTACTATCGACCAGGAAACCGCCGATATTGGGAGTTTTGTGGTATGGATCCGAAGCCATCTGGTCCGCCAACCTGACCAACTCCTCGGATGAATCAATCCACCGTTCTATCGATGCGATTCAACCTCCCTACAGTCGACGAGTATGCAATCAACCAACTTCTTTAGGGAAATCAACTCATGACCGGTATTGGGATGTCGCCAGAACGGTCGAGCTTTCTGTGATGATCGCAGTCGGCACTTGCTGCCGCCCAATGCTCGATCAAGTCGGAGTCGAGGCATAAATTTTCTTGATGGCGTCCGACAGCCAGAGCAATCGGCCTACACGGCTTCTTTATCCCTGCATGCCTTTCAATTTCCCGTGCTTCAACATAGACGCTGTCACTGATTGCCTTGGCAATCAAGGGAAAAGTCACAACGCGTACTGCCAGACCAACGAGGTGTCTGGCTGTTTGAGTCGCCGTCAATTGATCCAATCGGAACCAAAAGCCGTTGCAAAATGCTTTGATCGCCAATTCGGCGAGGGCTCGCCGAATCACATCATTCACCAATACTGGTCCGGCATTAGATCGACCTTGATGTAACGGCATCCCAACGCGAGCGATTGTCGCTGACATGGGAACGAAGATTCCTGAACGGCCCCAAGTTCGAGCGTCCGCCAACGACCTCGAAATCCTCTGCGTCGAAAAGACTCAGAACCTTTACTTGAAGCGTCACTCGGACCTGCCAACGATCGATGGGATCGGTGAGCACGCCGCTTTGATGATCGTGTCGGGGACTAGCAACAACGTCGATGCCTTTCCAGCGGAAAAATTTTCGTGAGTTGGCTGAGCTTGTGCCCTGAGCTCACCAAGTCAGGTGGCGATAAATAGAACAAAGGCAAAAGTCCGACGCATGCCAGCAGCAATCGGATTGCGGGCGTCCTCCGGGTCTGCGGGCAAACTTTGATCTGGTCCATGTGTGCGCTAGGTGCATTTGGTCGAAGCATTCAGCGAGTTCGTCTGCTGAAAGGCCTTCGCTTTGCAGCACGTGGGCGACCATCGGCACCGTCGACGGCAAGCGTTGTTTTGTAGGACTCAATCCATTTCGGTCAAAACCCGGCGTCAATCGACATCAAGAATTATTCCCATAAAAACGCTTGACTTGCCTACGATCCGTCGGCAAGAATGCCTACACAGAGTAGGCATGCAACGTTTTCGAGGGAATTGGGATATGACGAAGCCGGATACGACACCGCTGACGGAGGCGCAGCGTCAAATCATGGAGGTCGTTTGGGACCAAGAGGAGGTCACCGTCACGCAGGTGCGAGACGAATTGGCACAGCGACGCGAGGTGGCTCGCAACACGATCCAAACGATGATCGTCCGTCTAGAGGAACGAGGATGGTTGAAGCATCGGACCGAAGGCCGAACGTTCTGGTACTCGGCCAACCGACCTCGCACTGCTTCCCTCGGGGCCAAGGTCGCTCAAATGGTCGACCGACTGTTCGCCGGTTCGCCCGAGGAAATGGTGACGGCGTTGATGGAATATCGCGGGCTGTCGGCCGATGAAGCCGATCGGATTCGCGAGATGATCGACACGGCGGAGACGAAGTCGTCCAAGAAGGCCAATCGGAAACCGAGCAAGAAACGCGGAGGTCAATCATGAATACGTTCTCTGACCAGTTGGTCTTGTGGGTGATCAACGTCCTGATTCACTCGTCAGTTTTGACAGCGGTTTTGTTGTGCGTCGCGATCTTGTTTCGCAAGCGAGCCGCCATGCGATATTGGATTCTGTGCTGCGGCCTGCTGTTGGTGTTGGCCAGTCCCGCTGTATCGGCACTCGTTCAATCACAAAGCACTGGCTGGTTCACGCTCGCTTTGCCAGATGAAACCGTTCCAACAGCAACGGTTGCCGCGACCGAGCAGCCAATGCCGGCAAACGACTCGCCAATGGAAAGCTTGCCGACACAGCAAGTC
Proteins encoded:
- a CDS encoding MYG1 family protein, translating into MNHKKHERVLPSRCKPDPTKRRSGNQRQLDPASTIRSAATRSRVLPTAVPMSGAGLTCVTGSCPSLASCWSVRLFCGYVAVDFENVPKPDSPDVMTIQLIVTHAGGAHKDDFLACSLLAHLHGVPIQRRDPTEEDLANPAVCVVDIGGVHDPELKNFDHHQFPRDAPPLCALSLVLQNMGLYDDALAFCAWLRPAEWLDTLGPNETAKLMEIPRAALGSLNSPLDMTLLNRFASHKELDTDSPVYQVMCMVGEDIVNYLRTLRQRLDYLKEHAQYWTIETDGEPIQALFLEQSEAIAADPSFGIHAFIENEGKEDEMQAMVYPDRRGDGYGLSRYNDSQRLDFSQIESHENVRFAHKRGFVAKVSTKDPTQLKELLRLAVVSEVG
- a CDS encoding BlaI/MecI/CopY family transcriptional regulator codes for the protein MTKPDTTPLTEAQRQIMEVVWDQEEVTVTQVRDELAQRREVARNTIQTMIVRLEERGWLKHRTEGRTFWYSANRPRTASLGAKVAQMVDRLFAGSPEEMVTALMEYRGLSADEADRIREMIDTAETKSSKKANRKPSKKRGGQS